In a genomic window of Phyllostomus discolor isolate MPI-MPIP mPhyDis1 chromosome 5, mPhyDis1.pri.v3, whole genome shotgun sequence:
- the ATP5IF1 gene encoding ATPase inhibitor, mitochondrial isoform X1, translating to MAVTAQVARARLGVWGVRAMQVRGFGSEEVCPWQCLLGAGSVRDAGGAFSKREQAEEERYFRAKTREQLAALKKHHEDEIGHHKREIERLQKEIERHKSTIKKLKAHDDD from the exons ATGGCAGTCACGGCGCAGGTGGCGCGGGCGCGGCTCGGTGTGTGGGGCGTGAGGGCAATGCAAGTCCGTGGCTTCGGCTCCGAAGAGGTATGCCCGTGGCAGTGTCTGCT CGGTGCGGGCTCGGTGAGGGACGCCGGTGGGGCCTTCAGTAAAAGAGAGCAGGCTGAAGAGGAACGATACTTCCG AGCAAAGACTAGAGAACAACTGGCAGCCTTGAAGAAACACCATGAAGATGAGATCGGTCATCATAAAAGGGAGATTGAGCGTCTGCAGAAAGAAATTGAGCGGCACAAGAGCACCATCAAGAAACTAAAAGCCCATGATGATGATTAA
- the ATP5IF1 gene encoding ATPase inhibitor, mitochondrial isoform X3, producing MAVTAQVARARLGVWGVRAMQVRGFGSEETSGAGSVRDAGGAFSKREQAEEERYFRAKTREQLAALKKHHEDEIGHHKREIERLQKEIERHKSTIKKLKAHDDD from the exons ATGGCAGTCACGGCGCAGGTGGCGCGGGCGCGGCTCGGTGTGTGGGGCGTGAGGGCAATGCAAGTCCGTGGCTTCGGCTCCGAAGAG ACTAGCGGTGCGGGCTCGGTGAGGGACGCCGGTGGGGCCTTCAGTAAAAGAGAGCAGGCTGAAGAGGAACGATACTTCCG AGCAAAGACTAGAGAACAACTGGCAGCCTTGAAGAAACACCATGAAGATGAGATCGGTCATCATAAAAGGGAGATTGAGCGTCTGCAGAAAGAAATTGAGCGGCACAAGAGCACCATCAAGAAACTAAAAGCCCATGATGATGATTAA
- the ATP5IF1 gene encoding ATPase inhibitor, mitochondrial isoform X2, with translation MAVTAQVARARLGVWGVRAMQVRGFGSEEVCPGAGSVRDAGGAFSKREQAEEERYFRAKTREQLAALKKHHEDEIGHHKREIERLQKEIERHKSTIKKLKAHDDD, from the exons ATGGCAGTCACGGCGCAGGTGGCGCGGGCGCGGCTCGGTGTGTGGGGCGTGAGGGCAATGCAAGTCCGTGGCTTCGGCTCCGAAGAGGTATGCCC CGGTGCGGGCTCGGTGAGGGACGCCGGTGGGGCCTTCAGTAAAAGAGAGCAGGCTGAAGAGGAACGATACTTCCG AGCAAAGACTAGAGAACAACTGGCAGCCTTGAAGAAACACCATGAAGATGAGATCGGTCATCATAAAAGGGAGATTGAGCGTCTGCAGAAAGAAATTGAGCGGCACAAGAGCACCATCAAGAAACTAAAAGCCCATGATGATGATTAA